The Rhizobium sp. BT03 genome has a window encoding:
- a CDS encoding adenylate/guanylate cyclase domain-containing protein: protein MERRLSAILAADVVGYSRLMGIDEAGTLQALNRHRCELVDIRISDYKGRIVKLTGDGILAEFQSVVNAVACAAEIQRSMAARNENVPKDERVEFRIGINLGDVVVENGDIFGDGVNLAARLERIAPPGGIAVSASVRDQVGARLNLGFEFIGEHVLKNIRQPVQVYTVTLAPPSSAKLVAQNRNTCFIAVLPFTNMSGDADQDYFSDGITEDIITDLSKISSLHVVPRNTIFTYKGISVKVKRLAQELGVRYVLEGSVRIFGNRVRISGQLIDTANGDHLWAERYDRDLTDIFAIQDEITHAIVGQLKVRLLPEEKKAIANEPTANVEAYTYYLRGRQLSHTWTKSYLQLARRMFCKAVELDPDYARAYAGIADCDAAIRDWAPDDVPLRRILDMSARALALDPDLPEAHASHGLALHQSGFDDRAAAAFERALALDPNLFEANFHYARFFFMHGNFAESVQYFTRAAAIRPDDYVSPIHLMSAYRSLGRVLDTENWARLGLLRAERALNLNPENSGPAHRGALALAHMGDIKRARDWAARAIAIDPDDIVAQYNLACVYSVLGDVDQAIDLLERLLPHSSVYHIKWFNNDSDLDNIRDDPRFRRLLTAAMMQRERVERTGS, encoded by the coding sequence ATGGAACGACGACTGAGCGCTATTCTCGCTGCGGATGTCGTTGGCTATAGCCGACTGATGGGCATTGATGAGGCAGGCACGCTGCAGGCGCTGAACCGCCACCGCTGCGAACTGGTCGATATCAGGATTTCAGACTATAAGGGCCGTATCGTCAAACTCACCGGCGACGGCATCCTTGCCGAATTCCAGAGCGTGGTGAACGCCGTCGCCTGCGCCGCCGAAATCCAGCGCAGCATGGCCGCCCGCAACGAGAACGTGCCCAAGGACGAGCGCGTCGAATTCCGTATCGGCATCAATCTCGGCGATGTCGTGGTCGAGAACGGCGACATCTTCGGCGATGGCGTCAACCTTGCCGCCAGGCTCGAGCGTATCGCGCCCCCGGGCGGCATCGCCGTGTCGGCCTCGGTGCGCGACCAGGTCGGCGCGCGCCTCAATCTCGGCTTCGAATTCATCGGCGAGCATGTGCTGAAGAACATCCGGCAGCCGGTCCAGGTCTATACCGTCACCCTGGCGCCGCCCTCCTCGGCGAAGTTGGTCGCGCAGAACCGCAATACCTGCTTCATCGCGGTGCTGCCCTTCACCAATATGAGCGGCGATGCCGACCAGGACTATTTCTCCGACGGCATCACCGAAGACATCATCACCGATCTCTCCAAGATCTCCAGCCTGCACGTCGTGCCGCGCAATACGATCTTCACCTACAAGGGCATATCGGTGAAGGTGAAGCGGCTCGCCCAGGAACTCGGCGTGCGCTACGTGCTCGAGGGAAGCGTGCGCATCTTCGGCAATCGCGTGCGCATTTCCGGCCAGCTGATCGACACCGCCAATGGCGATCATCTCTGGGCCGAACGTTATGACCGCGACCTGACCGACATCTTCGCCATCCAGGACGAGATCACCCACGCGATCGTCGGCCAGTTGAAGGTGCGCCTGCTGCCGGAGGAAAAGAAGGCGATCGCCAACGAGCCGACCGCCAATGTCGAGGCCTATACCTATTATCTCCGCGGCCGCCAGCTCTCCCACACCTGGACCAAATCCTATCTCCAGCTCGCAAGGCGCATGTTCTGCAAGGCGGTCGAGCTCGACCCGGATTATGCCCGCGCCTATGCCGGCATCGCCGATTGCGACGCGGCGATCCGCGACTGGGCGCCTGACGACGTGCCGCTGCGGCGCATCCTCGACATGAGCGCCCGCGCGCTGGCACTTGACCCCGACCTTCCCGAGGCCCACGCCTCCCATGGTCTGGCCCTGCATCAAAGCGGCTTCGATGACAGGGCGGCGGCGGCCTTCGAACGTGCCCTGGCGCTCGACCCGAACCTGTTCGAGGCGAATTTCCATTATGCCCGGTTCTTCTTCATGCACGGCAACTTTGCCGAATCGGTTCAATATTTCACCCGCGCCGCCGCGATCCGCCCTGACGACTACGTCTCGCCGATCCACCTGATGTCCGCCTACCGTTCGCTCGGCCGTGTGTTGGATACCGAAAACTGGGCGCGTCTCGGCCTGCTGCGCGCCGAACGCGCGCTCAACCTCAATCCGGAAAATTCCGGCCCGGCCCACCGCGGCGCGCTGGCGCTTGCCCATATGGGCGATATCAAGAGGGCGCGCGACTGGGCCGCCCGCGCCATCGCCATCGATCCCGACGACATCGTCGCGCAGTATAATCTCGCCTGCGTCTATTCCGTCCTCGGCGACGTCGACCAGGCGATCGACCTCCTCGAGAGGCTGCTGCCGCACAGCTCCGTCTACCATATCAAATGGTTCAACAATGATTCCGATCTCGACAACATCCGCGACGATCCCCGCTTCCGGAGGCTGCTCACCGCCGCGATGATGCAGCGCGAACGGGTCGAAAGGACCGGGAGCTGA
- a CDS encoding DUF475 domain-containing protein, whose amino-acid sequence MNQPATHHSSLSYFRWAFIVTALGLVLGAVLGWQTTGTIGGMATVFFICTVLAVLEISLSFDNAIVNANKLKEMTPVWQKRFLTWGIIIAVFGMRIVFPLAIVAIAARIGPWDALVLAAREPEEYARIMNDAHLPIAAFGGTFLMMVGLSYFFDHEKKIHWLRGLEKVMARSATIRGIEIAFVLALMLVFSWLIGGEEASIFVHCAIYGLLTFLAVEVVGELLDASQQTMSAAAKGGLGAFIYLEVLDASFSFDGVIGAFALTQNLFVIAIGLGIGAMYVRSMTIMLVEKGTLAEYRYLEHGAFYAILILSVIMYAQTLVHIPEVITGLGGATLIGLSLWSSIRHNKRERLEDHAARQEELHA is encoded by the coding sequence ATGAACCAGCCCGCGACCCACCACTCCTCGCTCAGCTATTTCCGCTGGGCCTTCATCGTCACTGCCCTCGGCCTCGTTCTTGGCGCCGTGCTCGGCTGGCAGACGACAGGCACGATCGGCGGCATGGCGACCGTCTTCTTCATCTGCACCGTGCTTGCGGTGCTGGAGATCTCGCTCTCCTTCGACAATGCCATCGTCAACGCCAACAAGCTGAAGGAGATGACGCCGGTCTGGCAGAAGCGCTTCCTCACCTGGGGCATCATCATCGCCGTCTTCGGCATGCGCATCGTCTTTCCGCTGGCGATCGTTGCGATCGCGGCACGGATCGGCCCCTGGGACGCGCTTGTGCTTGCCGCCCGTGAGCCGGAGGAATATGCCCGCATCATGAATGACGCGCATCTGCCGATCGCAGCCTTCGGCGGCACCTTTCTGATGATGGTCGGCCTCAGCTATTTCTTCGACCACGAGAAGAAAATCCATTGGCTCCGCGGCCTGGAAAAAGTGATGGCGCGCTCGGCCACCATCAGGGGCATCGAGATCGCTTTCGTGCTGGCGCTGATGCTGGTTTTCTCCTGGCTGATCGGCGGCGAGGAAGCCAGCATCTTCGTCCATTGCGCCATCTACGGGCTGCTCACCTTCCTCGCGGTCGAGGTGGTGGGTGAACTGCTCGATGCGTCGCAGCAGACGATGAGCGCTGCCGCCAAGGGCGGCCTCGGCGCCTTCATCTATCTCGAGGTGCTGGATGCCAGCTTCTCCTTCGACGGCGTCATCGGCGCCTTCGCGCTGACGCAGAACCTCTTCGTCATCGCGATCGGTCTCGGCATCGGCGCGATGTATGTGCGCTCGATGACGATCATGCTGGTGGAAAAGGGAACGCTTGCCGAATACCGCTATCTCGAGCACGGCGCCTTCTACGCCATCCTGATCCTCTCGGTGATCATGTATGCGCAGACCCTGGTGCACATCCCCGAAGTGATCACCGGTCTCGGCGGCGCAACCCTGATCGGCCTGTCGCTCTGGTCGTCGATCCGCCACAACAAGCGCGAGCGGCTGGAAGATCACGCCGCCCGGCAGGAAGAGCTTCACGCCTGA
- a CDS encoding MgtC/SapB family protein, translating to MDLIIADLIPASRIHYPVIFARLLGAIVFGGLIGFEREARDRPAGFRTHILISLAAALFAIISIEAVHMPGFADDEQVRIDPLRVIEAVTAGVAFLAAGMIVFARGRVHGLTTGAGMWLSGAIGLAMGFGYWPIAFFTTLAAICVLFAFGKLEQRFGYNSARRADRDDDH from the coding sequence ATGGATCTGATCATCGCCGACTTGATACCGGCGTCGCGTATCCACTATCCCGTCATCTTCGCCCGCCTGCTCGGCGCCATCGTCTTCGGCGGGCTGATCGGCTTCGAGCGTGAGGCACGCGACCGCCCGGCAGGCTTCCGCACCCATATTCTGATCAGTCTTGCCGCGGCCCTCTTCGCCATCATTTCGATCGAGGCTGTGCACATGCCGGGTTTTGCCGATGACGAGCAGGTTCGCATCGATCCGCTGCGCGTCATCGAAGCAGTGACCGCCGGCGTCGCTTTCCTTGCCGCCGGCATGATCGTCTTTGCCAGAGGTCGGGTGCACGGGCTGACGACGGGGGCCGGCATGTGGCTCTCCGGCGCGATCGGCCTTGCCATGGGCTTCGGTTATTGGCCGATCGCCTTCTTTACGACGCTCGCCGCCATCTGCGTGCTCTTCGCCTTCGGCAAGCTCGAACAGCGGTTCGGCTACAATTCCGCACGGCGTGCCGATCGGGATGACGACCATTAA
- a CDS encoding ABC transporter substrate-binding protein, whose product MLLAFWPGFALADQAFYAAKSGNSDAPVLTVYSSLDEPLAQPMIRGFQEANPDVAVKYEDMLTGDIYDRIVRETDAGKKTADFAFSSAMDLQVKLSNDGYAQVSNLPMSAAWPKWANWRNTAYALTFEPAVFVYHKPTFVHEPVPSSRAEFVDYLKRKGNEVYGRIGTYDIERSGVGFLFMARDQEQFGDIWSVIGAMGAAGVKLYSTSSAILERVADGRFVLGYNILGSYAADWASRYPDVGIVLPKDYTVVMSRIGLVPQAAAEPELGRRYLTFFMSREGQTIMARELQIPAVSPEVAGENTANTLQELLGAQLRPVPVSPGLMVYLDQVKRARLIAHWNEVLRAQ is encoded by the coding sequence TTGCTGCTGGCGTTCTGGCCCGGCTTTGCGCTGGCCGATCAGGCCTTCTATGCGGCGAAATCGGGCAATTCGGATGCGCCGGTGCTGACGGTTTATTCCTCGCTCGACGAGCCATTAGCGCAGCCGATGATCCGGGGCTTCCAGGAGGCCAATCCCGATGTCGCGGTCAAATATGAGGACATGCTGACCGGCGATATCTACGACCGGATCGTCAGGGAGACGGATGCCGGCAAGAAGACCGCGGATTTCGCCTTTTCCTCGGCGATGGATCTGCAGGTGAAGCTCTCCAACGACGGATATGCGCAGGTCAGCAACCTGCCGATGAGTGCGGCATGGCCGAAATGGGCGAACTGGCGCAACACCGCCTACGCGCTGACCTTCGAGCCGGCAGTGTTCGTCTACCACAAGCCGACCTTTGTGCATGAGCCGGTGCCGAGCTCGCGGGCGGAATTCGTCGATTACCTGAAGCGCAAGGGCAACGAGGTCTATGGGCGGATCGGCACCTACGATATCGAACGCTCCGGCGTCGGTTTTCTGTTCATGGCGCGCGACCAGGAGCAGTTCGGCGATATCTGGTCGGTGATCGGAGCGATGGGGGCTGCCGGCGTCAAGCTCTATTCGACGAGTTCGGCGATCCTCGAACGTGTCGCCGACGGGCGCTTCGTGCTCGGCTACAATATTCTCGGCTCCTATGCAGCCGACTGGGCCTCGCGCTATCCGGATGTCGGCATCGTGCTGCCGAAGGACTATACCGTGGTGATGTCACGGATCGGGCTGGTGCCGCAGGCGGCCGCCGAGCCGGAGCTCGGCCGGCGTTATCTGACCTTCTTCATGTCGAGGGAAGGGCAGACGATCATGGCGCGCGAGCTGCAGATCCCGGCCGTCAGCCCGGAGGTGGCGGGAGAAAATACCGCCAATACGCTGCAGGAGCTGCTCGGCGCCCAGCTGCGGCCGGTGCCGGTCAGCCCCGGGCTGATGGTCTATCTCGACCAGGTGAAACGGGCGCGGCTGATCGCCCACTGGAACGAGGTTCTGCGGGCGCAGTGA
- a CDS encoding response regulator transcription factor, which yields MRILLTEDNIALADGLSAILRGTGHAVDVVHDGASANAVIAAENFDLVILDLNLPEMDGLDVLRAMRARQNQAAVLILTARGTPEERVKGLDLGADDYLIKPFDISEFEARVRVLLRRQAGLRSATVSFGGISFDLNSRAFSSGATPLDIPARELGLLEILFMRAGKVVAKEAIIQSLTAFDDDISSNAIEQYVSRLRKRLSPHGLTVKTARGIGYYLDKLPEAS from the coding sequence GTGCGCATCCTGCTCACCGAAGACAATATCGCGCTGGCCGACGGCCTGTCGGCGATCTTGCGCGGCACGGGCCATGCCGTCGATGTCGTCCATGATGGGGCGTCTGCCAATGCGGTCATCGCCGCGGAAAATTTCGATCTCGTCATTCTCGATCTCAACCTGCCCGAGATGGACGGGCTCGACGTGCTGCGCGCCATGCGCGCCCGGCAGAACCAGGCAGCCGTCCTCATCCTGACCGCGCGCGGCACGCCGGAAGAGCGGGTGAAGGGTCTCGATCTCGGCGCCGACGACTATCTGATCAAACCCTTCGACATATCAGAATTCGAGGCCCGCGTGCGCGTGCTGCTGCGGCGCCAGGCCGGCCTGCGCTCGGCGACCGTCAGTTTTGGCGGCATCTCCTTCGATCTCAATTCCCGCGCCTTTTCATCAGGCGCCACGCCGCTCGATATTCCCGCCCGCGAGCTTGGGCTGCTCGAAATTCTCTTCATGCGGGCCGGCAAGGTCGTCGCCAAAGAGGCGATCATCCAGTCGCTGACGGCCTTCGACGACGACATTTCTTCAAATGCCATCGAGCAATATGTCAGCCGCCTGAGGAAACGCCTCTCGCCGCACGGCCTGACGGTCAAGACC
- a CDS encoding ornithine carbamoyltransferase, whose protein sequence is MKRSARDFLAFHDIPEAGLRSIIARAGALAIAWDERAMPQGLMGKHVALIADDGGWRNTTAFDLGVQAMGGICVHVPIGFNAREEAGDLAGYLGNWFDMLVIRTKELNKLKAVAAAAPVPVINARTRSNHPCETLGDLAYIESRRGSIDGLKVVGVAADANILRSWVEASIVLPIEVVQVYPEPWHISDAALLNERFRASIDMGELSDADVVITDSWPGDVVSQALAGYRIDTDLLDRLPEDAIFLPCPPVTRGQEVTAGAMEHPRCLSRAAKAFLLHAQNALMEWVIA, encoded by the coding sequence ATGAAACGTTCGGCCCGGGATTTTCTGGCGTTTCATGATATTCCGGAGGCCGGACTTCGGTCGATTATCGCTCGCGCCGGGGCGCTCGCCATAGCTTGGGATGAGCGCGCCATGCCGCAGGGCCTGATGGGCAAACACGTCGCGTTGATTGCCGACGACGGTGGCTGGCGCAATACGACTGCCTTCGATCTCGGCGTCCAGGCGATGGGCGGTATCTGCGTGCATGTGCCGATCGGCTTCAATGCGCGAGAGGAGGCCGGCGATCTTGCGGGTTATCTCGGCAACTGGTTCGACATGCTGGTGATCCGCACGAAGGAGCTTAATAAGCTGAAGGCGGTGGCGGCAGCCGCGCCGGTGCCTGTCATCAACGCGCGCACACGCTCCAACCATCCTTGCGAGACGCTCGGCGATCTTGCCTATATCGAGAGCCGGCGCGGCTCGATCGACGGGTTGAAGGTCGTTGGGGTGGCGGCGGACGCAAATATCCTCCGCTCCTGGGTCGAGGCGTCGATCGTGTTGCCGATCGAGGTGGTGCAGGTCTATCCCGAACCCTGGCATATAAGTGATGCCGCACTGCTCAACGAGCGCTTTCGCGCGAGCATCGATATGGGCGAGCTATCGGATGCCGACGTCGTCATCACCGATTCATGGCCGGGCGACGTCGTCTCGCAGGCGCTTGCCGGCTACCGGATCGATACCGATCTGCTCGATCGTTTACCGGAAGATGCGATTTTCCTGCCGTGCCCGCCGGTGACGCGCGGCCAGGAGGTGACGGCCGGGGCGATGGAGCATCCGCGCTGCCTGAGCCGCGCCGCCAAGGCCTTTCTGCTGCACGCACAAAATGCGCTGATGGAGTGGGTCATCGCCTAG
- a CDS encoding tripartite tricarboxylate transporter permease: MSTFEFLWQGILVAMQPMNLVYALVGVTLGTAVGVLPGIGPALTVALLLPVTYKLDPGGSLIMFAGIYYGGMYGGSTTSILLNTPGESASIVTALEGNKMARAGRGGPALATAAIGSFAAGLIATLGLAFIAPYIVKLALVFGPREYFALMVLAFVTVSSAFGDSALRGLTSLFIGFALAMVGIDQQTGQARLSFGIPDLLDGVEVTTLAVAMFAIGETLYIAAQGNRIAEKVEAVKGSLWMTAQDWSRSWKPWLRGTLIGFPIGAMPAGGAEIGTFLSYATEKRLAKNPEEFGHGAIEGVAGPEAANNASAAGTLVPLLTLGLPTTATAAIMLAGFQQYGLQPGPLLFATNPQLVWGLIASLLIANAMLLVLNLPMIGLWVKLLTIPKPWLYAGILLFATLGTIGANPSVFELGMLLAFGLLGYVMRLFGYPIAPTVVGLILGPLAEQQLRRALAISQGDVTTLVMSPIAAGLLIVAAAAFLIPLILRIRGRGQVLAQLAANED, encoded by the coding sequence ATGAGCACATTCGAATTCCTATGGCAGGGTATCCTGGTTGCGATGCAGCCGATGAACCTGGTTTATGCGCTGGTCGGCGTGACCCTCGGCACCGCCGTCGGCGTGCTGCCCGGCATCGGCCCGGCGCTCACCGTGGCGCTGCTGTTGCCCGTCACCTACAAGCTCGATCCCGGCGGCTCACTGATCATGTTCGCCGGCATCTACTACGGCGGCATGTATGGCGGTTCGACGACCTCGATCCTGCTCAACACGCCGGGTGAAAGCGCCTCGATCGTCACCGCGCTCGAGGGCAACAAGATGGCGCGCGCCGGGCGCGGCGGACCGGCGCTGGCGACGGCGGCGATCGGCTCCTTCGCCGCCGGCCTGATCGCGACGCTCGGGCTTGCCTTCATCGCTCCCTATATCGTCAAGCTGGCGCTGGTTTTCGGGCCGCGCGAATATTTCGCGCTGATGGTGCTGGCCTTCGTCACCGTCTCCTCGGCCTTCGGCGATTCAGCGCTGCGGGGCCTGACATCGCTGTTCATCGGCTTCGCGCTCGCTATGGTCGGCATTGACCAGCAGACGGGGCAGGCGCGGCTTTCCTTCGGCATTCCCGACCTGCTCGACGGTGTCGAGGTGACGACGCTTGCCGTGGCGATGTTTGCGATCGGCGAGACGCTTTATATCGCCGCGCAGGGCAACCGGATCGCCGAGAAGGTCGAGGCGGTCAAGGGTTCGCTGTGGATGACGGCGCAGGACTGGTCGCGTTCGTGGAAGCCCTGGCTGCGCGGCACGCTAATCGGTTTCCCGATCGGCGCCATGCCGGCGGGCGGCGCCGAAATCGGCACCTTCCTCTCCTACGCCACCGAAAAGCGGCTGGCGAAGAACCCCGAGGAGTTCGGCCATGGCGCAATCGAAGGGGTGGCCGGTCCAGAGGCTGCCAATAACGCCTCGGCCGCCGGCACGCTGGTGCCGCTTCTGACGCTCGGCCTGCCGACGACGGCGACGGCGGCGATCATGCTTGCCGGCTTCCAGCAATACGGCTTGCAGCCTGGGCCGCTGCTGTTTGCCACCAACCCGCAGCTCGTCTGGGGATTGATCGCCAGCCTGCTCATCGCCAATGCGATGCTGCTGGTGTTGAACCTGCCGATGATCGGGCTCTGGGTAAAGCTGCTGACGATCCCGAAGCCGTGGCTTTATGCGGGCATTCTGCTGTTTGCGACGCTCGGGACGATCGGCGCCAACCCGTCGGTGTTCGAACTCGGCATGCTGCTCGCTTTCGGCCTGCTCGGTTACGTGATGCGGCTCTTCGGCTATCCGATTGCGCCGACGGTCGTCGGCCTGATCCTCGGGCCGCTTGCCGAGCAGCAGCTCCGCCGCGCGCTGGCGATCAGCCAGGGCGACGTCACGACGCTGGTCATGTCGCCGATTGCGGCAGGCCTGCTGATCGTTGCGGCGGCGGCCTTTCTCATCCCGCTGATCCTGCGGATTCGCGGCCGCGGCCAGGTGCTGGCGCAGCTGGCGGCAAACGAAGATTAA
- a CDS encoding tripartite tricarboxylate transporter TctB family protein: MSEDNTSSATPRRPDWAAFIIAVFLFVVAGVMAWDASHLKTIAQYDRIGPATVPQVVAFGLFCLGIWTVAEAWRGEFPERDRQEVAPVIWIVAGLAGQMLLLRVAGFSIATGILFALTARGFGKRKLWISLPLGILLSFVVWAIFSQLLQLTLPAGPLEHLFF, encoded by the coding sequence ATGAGCGAGGATAACACCTCCTCGGCAACGCCACGCCGCCCTGATTGGGCGGCGTTCATCATTGCCGTTTTCCTCTTCGTCGTCGCCGGCGTGATGGCCTGGGATGCCTCGCATCTGAAAACGATCGCCCAATACGACCGCATCGGCCCCGCGACAGTGCCTCAGGTGGTGGCGTTCGGCCTCTTCTGTCTCGGGATCTGGACGGTCGCCGAAGCCTGGCGCGGCGAGTTTCCGGAGCGCGATCGGCAGGAAGTGGCGCCGGTCATCTGGATCGTCGCCGGTCTTGCCGGCCAAATGCTGCTCCTGCGCGTTGCCGGCTTCTCGATCGCGACCGGCATCCTCTTCGCGCTGACGGCACGCGGTTTCGGCAAACGCAAGCTCTGGATCTCGCTGCCGCTCGGCATCCTCCTCAGCTTCGTCGTCTGGGCGATCTTCTCGCAGCTGCTGCAGCTGACGCTGCCGGCCGGCCCGCTCGAACATCTGTTCTTCTGA
- a CDS encoding tripartite tricarboxylate transporter substrate binding protein — MKHTFIATLFAATIALPAYAADYTIIAPAAPGGGWDQTARSLQTALQQEKISGNVQVQNVPGAGGTIGLAQFSSQAAGNPNSLIVGGYVMVGAILTNKSPVTLKDVTPIARLTGEYEAVVVPASSEIKTMADLVAALKKDPGAVSWGGGSAGGTDHITVGLIAKASGVDPTKINYVAFSGGGEALAAILGGQVTAGVSSYSEFESQVKSGTLRLLAVSSDKRIDGVDAPTLKEAGTDVTIQNWRMVAAAPGLSPEQVASVTADFEKLHSSATWQETLKTKGWADTYLSGDAFKAQLEKDVSATEGILKDIGLVQ, encoded by the coding sequence GTGAAGCATACGTTCATCGCAACCCTTTTTGCAGCGACTATCGCGCTGCCGGCCTATGCGGCCGACTACACCATCATCGCGCCGGCTGCTCCCGGCGGCGGTTGGGACCAGACGGCCCGTTCGCTGCAGACGGCGCTGCAGCAGGAGAAGATCTCCGGCAACGTGCAGGTCCAGAACGTGCCCGGCGCCGGCGGCACCATCGGCCTGGCGCAGTTCAGCAGCCAGGCTGCCGGCAATCCGAATTCGCTGATCGTCGGCGGCTATGTCATGGTCGGCGCGATCCTCACCAACAAGTCGCCGGTGACGCTCAAGGACGTCACGCCGATCGCCCGTCTCACCGGCGAATATGAAGCCGTCGTCGTTCCTGCCTCTTCCGAGATCAAGACCATGGCCGATCTGGTTGCGGCGCTGAAGAAGGATCCGGGCGCGGTTTCCTGGGGCGGCGGTTCGGCCGGCGGTACCGACCACATCACGGTCGGCCTGATCGCCAAGGCCTCCGGCGTCGATCCGACCAAGATCAACTATGTCGCCTTCTCCGGCGGCGGTGAAGCGCTCGCCGCCATTCTCGGCGGCCAGGTCACGGCCGGCGTCTCGAGCTACAGCGAGTTCGAATCGCAGGTGAAATCCGGCACGCTCCGTCTTCTCGCCGTCTCCAGCGACAAGCGCATCGACGGCGTCGATGCGCCGACGCTGAAGGAAGCCGGCACCGACGTCACCATCCAGAACTGGCGCATGGTTGCCGCAGCCCCCGGCCTGTCGCCAGAACAGGTGGCAAGCGTCACCGCCGATTTCGAGAAGCTGCACAGCTCCGCCACCTGGCAGGAAACGCTGAAGACCAAGGGCTGGGCCGACACCTATCTGTCCGGCGACGCCTTCAAGGCGCAGCTCGAGAAGGATGTCTCCGCCACCGAAGGCATTCTCAAAGATATCGGACTTGTTCAATGA